AAAAAGCTTCAAATTCAATGAGACAAAGGCCTATTTCATATACAATGAGCCCCAGAACCCAGAAATTCACATTGCTCCAGCCATAATATTCAGTTAAttgttttaaagaaagaaaaaagatataTTCTATGCTTGTTCTCTAGgcaattaagaaaaaaaatgcttTTTAACATGAGATACCTAAATTCTTGTTACATGTTTAGGTTGCACTGTTACAAGTCTTTTTAGTTAACAAATTTTGACTATTAAACAAcgacatttttataatttcgcCAAAAAACTTAATCATCTAcgtcataaataaataatggaaattagtattctaatttaattaaaataagaaaaatacaaatacgTAATAGAGCAAGAGACGATAaccatttaaaacaatttaattgaaGTTCTTTGAAAATGAGTTGAAAGAAAAGATTCTTCTTTCTTATGTTATTAAGTATTTGTAATGTATAGAATATCATAAATTATATGAACATTCTAATTCAAATCCTCAACATTTACCATTAATGACAAGgttttattggtaattttattattggatgactttactatttttagtttcttatttttaatttataaattaataacggattgaaaaaaaattacatccaAGGTGtagaatatatttataaaactattttaataaataattatggctgaagtggtaaaattttttatttcaacttattCATCTTATGATTGacttttaaataatgtttttaatataaaagtatgaaataacaaaatattcttataataatattaattatcttttaaattttaaattaatagtgTTTTAATAATTCCATACGAGTATTattgtcaaataataatttcataactaaattgatattaaattaaattgtgataccaattctttaaaaaaaattatatcctTCTCCCTTCCATTCATATATGTTACTTGTTTGCTCCATAAGTTTCTCGTTTTTGCTATTTCCATTACCATTAAAGATTGATTTTTTTCCCCTACCACATCCTTTTTAACgaatttcaattttcatcaactaaaaatttgaaaacaaccGCTCGTCTTCTCGTACAAAAACCGCCTTTTGCCTGTTTTGAAAAGACGGTGGCTTTTATAATTTCCGGTGGCGCCTTGTCGTCTTCGTTGCTATTGAAGTGACAGTGTCCTACAAGTAGTAATGGGAACAGAGAGGTGGGGTACGTGGGAGGAGCTTTTGTTAGGCGGGGCGGTTCTCCGTCATGGTACCCGAGATTGGAACCTCGTCGCTTCGGAGCTCCGGACCAGAACTGTTGCTCCTTTTGGATTCACCCCCGAGgttattaatcaattaaaacttcaattcaacttgatttgttggaatttttttctcctttttctggCATAACTGCTTTGTTCagaatttacttaaaattatatgttttaaaatcaaaatactaACGCGacgttttgattttaattatatacttcttaattatttactatttgtagtaacaaattaataatgttgtatTAAATTCAATAGTTgagaaattttctttaattatttccaTATACAGCAATCTTAATGGGTGCTTAGGACACTCCTTAGCAAGAccacttttttaaaaatgaagatATTGTCAGTTGGTCAATGTCATTATGTTAATGATGGGCTTGCTTGGCTAATGGGGAAAGGGTCTGTCACGTGATATCCACCTGACCAATAAGGAACAGTGAATTTGCTCAATGCATGAATGAAGCTGGACATTGGTTAATGCTTGATCTTCACTTCCAtggttgtgttttttttttttttaatagccTTAGCTAATGCTTAATTTTGTTAGGTGTAGTAGATAGCACTGTAACCGAGCTGAGTTGAGCTTGAGCTTGATTCAAAACTAGTGAATCAAACTTATGGATCTTAAGGTTGGCTACAACCTAAGCTTGGACTTCATCATAGGTGCAAAAGGAAATGGGTTTTATGGTGAATGCTTGAAGTTGCTGcgatttataattcaattctatGATTAAGGAAGTGTGCTTTATTGAATAAAGTTGAACTCTTCCTTGTTCATTTAGGATGGATTAATAGAGTAATACTGCAGCTATAATGCAGTCTATTAGGTTCTTTGTCAaaatgcttaattttattttcattagttTCTTCTGATGGAGCCGGTATCTGAATGCAGATTTGTAAGGCTAAGTACGAGGATTTGCAGCAACGTTACTCAGGTTGCAAGTGAGTAATCCTCATCAGAGCTAGTTCTCTTGTTTGCATACTTACATTTTGAAGTGTGGTGCTTTATTAACAATTGTATTACGTTTTCCTTGTCAGAGCTTGGTTTGAAGAGTTACGTAAACAGCGAATGGCAGAGCTGAGGCAAGCTTTAGAGAAAACCGAAGACTCAATTGGGTGAGTAATTTTCCTTTATTGTAATCTGTCGATCGCTTTAACTGTTGATGTTCCAAAATACCAGATTCCTTGAGAAGATTTTCTGGTTTAAACTATATACAAAGCACCTATAGTCAATGGTTACTTCCCAAAGAGTGAAAGAGAAAGCTGTAACCCAGTTAATGGTCCTGTAAGAGCTATCTCTGGATGGTCCGAAGTTACAAGGTTTGAACATAGAGAAGAAACACTTAAAGTGGGCTTGAGATTTTACCAAAGTTCTTTTATCATTGATGTCTCCAAGTATATGTATCTGCATTTTGTTTTACAATAATGGCACATGAAAAGTTGTGAATTTGATCTTGGTTTCTTTGGATATTTTAACATTCTAAAAAATTGCATTCTTGTGTATTCGTTAAACTGGACTCATCTGGTCTTATCAGGTCACTGGAATCAAAGGTAGAGGGCTTGAAAGCTGAGAAAAGAGATGATTCCCAGGTTATTTACGGTTCCAGTCAGACAGAATCAGCTATACCATGTCTTAAATCTGAGGGAATTGAATTTTCCAGTAAGGACAAATGTAAGGATGGACTCTCTGCCGGTAGTTTCACACAGGAAGCTGAGACAACCTGGCCCCCTCATTGTCTGATTCCCGTTGCTGTGCCTGCTGAAGTGATGGATGTGAAGCAAGGAGCTTCACTGACCTCTGAGAGAGAGCAAATTTCAAGCATCGATAAGTTGTTTGGTACTTTCTGTGGAGGAAGGTTTCTGAGTATAAGGAAGAGGAGGGGGAAGAGGAAGAGAAAAGATTGCAGCAAAAATGCCAAAGAAGGGAGTGTTGGAGAAAGCGAGTTCCTAGACCCAGCTGATGTTGCAAATGCTTCATGGTGCAAAGAAACTTCAGCCAGCAGTGAGGATCAGAACAGAGGTTCCAGCAGTGAAGTGATTGATGATATAATGGGAATATTCAGTTCTATAGCCAAGAATGATTGCATGAGTGTCTTTCGGAGAAGGCTTGATAGCCAGGTAAGAACAGTATTCTCAATTTAGTTTGTTACCTAGGTGTTAATGTTGATAAATAGATAAATCTCAACACGCAGGAAAGAGGGAGGTACAAGAAAATGATCCGGCAACACAGGGACTTTGACACTATAAGATCGAGAATAGCCAGTAAGTCCATCATGTCGGTAAAAGAACTGTTCCGTGATATGTTATTAGTTGCCAACAACGCCCTGGTTTTTTATTCCAAGAACACTCGTGAATATAAATCCGCACTACTCCTTAGACATATTGTCACTGCAACTTTGCAACAACATTTGAAGGAGTACAGAAGCAAGGTTCCCTTGCATAAGCCTCTTGCAAAGCCCCGAAGCATTCACCCAAGTCATCACGAACGGCTAGGAAACACTACCAACAATGAGACTCCAGTAGTTGTGAATTCCCGTGGATGTAAAAACACATCTAATGCAGAGTCTCCTCCCTCAATGGAATCCTCAACGTTTTCAGCTCAGCCAAGAAATGCGGTCTGTGGATACGCTATTCAAAAGTCCGAAAGTCCAACAAAAGGAAGAAAGAGGGCTCGAGCTTGTTGATCATGTTGTAAAATGCATGTTAATCTTTTTGGACTTGTAGAACGCAGTTGGTGCTCAGTTGtctaatattaaactattagatTTACAGGCTTGTGGGCTAGCTTTCTCATTTTTCACGTTAATGAGACCTTTCCAAGTGGACCTTAGCTCATTAGGGCTACCCACTCAAATGTTAGACTTCGGcgaaactttaataaaataaacagtGGATTTCTTGGCCGGTAGCCACGTGTTAGAGACATAATCCCAGGTCTTACGTCGTCCAAATCCGACCCATGACTTCTGTTTATTTGCTGTCAAAGCTGTCGTGAAAATCAACATGTTTTAGGTGACTTGTAAACCTAATTCTTAACAAACTTAATTAAGGAACCACTCTCCACTTTCCGCATctacattaaataaaaaccagacattataaaatattgtttaatcCATGTTTTTTTCACTCTATTTTATTTGGGAAAATAGTCTGATAAAACAAAAGTCAATTGCCCCCACTTAATCATTTCTAACAACCCACTCCTTCTCAAATATTTTATGTGACGAATAAGATTATCACTAATTGCAGTCAGGGCGGAGTCGTTGTTCGCAGGGAACagcccctaaaatgaaaaactttacTTTTAATacttctataatttttaaaattttaaattagtatatagtaaaattatactttgattctaaaaataaaaaaaatatttaattatttaaaaattataaagatataagctattaaaataataatatttcacttttactatcataaaaatatacaacttaattcTGCTCACCCTAACGATGGTGGCTATGCTAATACCCATTATACTTTCTcgaaagttaattaattaatttatattttcaagatttatcacaattaatttttacttcCAAAATTTGCCTGATAAACCATATGAAAGTAcattaatatatcatttgttCATTTCTCCATTATTCTTAAACTTTCTATCAaggaagaaaaatatatatatgaaaagtttaaccaaaaaaatttgaataataacacTAAATATTCTATTTGCACTCTCTTGTAAAGatattataataaatgaaaCATGAATCAAATATTCAAACGGAACATACGAAGATTTCAACATCGAGAATAATGTTAATAATGAAGGCATTCTACATTTAATTTcacctaataaaaattaatgcaTCTCTATCTCAATAAAATACAATGTTCAGCTAAAGATGGTAGTAAATTTCTTTATACCAATGTTAGGCTGATTATGAAAGAGATGGATGCTgggttattatgtaagttttttTACCGAAATGAAGTTCTATTATGTTCCTTCAGCCattgaatcaaataaagaaagaaagaaattgtaTTCTGTATTTCACTGTTTAATTAATGTCAAATCACATCTTCGCCCAACTATCAAAcctaacttttaattaaaacattgatGTTAACGTACAATTTAATCAAATGGTGGCATCATATCCATTAAGAATCGCACAGAGATGGCTAAACTGCATCATTTTATATATGCgattttaattgatgaaatttagcaaataaaaatcacttttgttttcattttttaatattaaacattgaaaattatatgtttggttaaaataatatttaactttcATGATGTGGCATACAGTGAATTGTCACGTGGATAACACGTCaacattcaattaattttttaaaattttaaaattcaaaagagtataaaaatatttttaatttaaaaataataattaaatgttaacatGTCGTCTATGTGACAATCTATATGTATGCTATattagcaaagttaacaaatgttaaaatttccgtccattttgatgtaatttgacaaaaaattacaaattcaaagattaaaaaatatgaaaaattaaatgaataccaaattaaataactttcttatgtaaaatttaagggcaaaaaaaagttattatgcccatttttaaaaataaccgATCTGAAAGCGTGGTCCTTGTACTAATAACTCACGTTCTCATGCGTGTGCCACGGCGTAGGGGTATTTCTTTTGGCTCCTAAACAGAACTTTCATCATCAGTCCACTCACACGAAATATGTGATCATCTTTAGattatcttatttttcttttgtcgTTAACGTTTCTGTTTTATATTACCTTTCACTTATGTCAATTAAGTACCATCGACACTAGAAAAAAAGGTTAAGCCTTGATTATTGGTTACTCTTTGCCGATGAAAAGAGAAGCAATAATGGATAGGATATATAGAAAAATCGACAATCAGAGTAGAAGtgtgtttgaattatttttaaaatataagttggTTTATTcgaatttaactaatttttaccatataaaataaatattttataattatatataagagttattgattattttctGTTTAGTTTTAGAGATatctatgaaaaatattttactttactAAACAATTTTGGGAAACCATAAAACAAAGTCTACTCTATTAAAATAAGTCCAAAAATCCATATAAGATAGagaaaactgaaaataaaattgaaccaatttataaactaattgaaaattacaaaaagaaagagattgacatcatgaagaagaagatgaataaaTAACCAAAGGAGTGACGAAGTTGGCATACTCCCAAACCATTATAATTggagataaaatgataaaatataagaagAAACAAGGAGAATGTGATAATCTAGAAATTGGAGAGATTAACAACTTTATCTACAATTTGTATTATAACTCACTGATTTTTAATGTGGTACGAATCTAGACTCGGTTAGATATTGGATAAGATAAGCATCGAATGTTGTGGATACAAGGGCCATAGTGGACCTCATTCTTCCACCCTTACTAGGATTgacaaataaaatatctattcgAATTATAGTATTTTAGTTACGATTCAATTTTAGTTTCGTTTGATAaataacttcttcttttttacttttaattttatatttttatttgaattaatgaaaacaactttaaaatattatatattgatgaatcaaattgaatttggtttaagtttttaaaaccTACAGTACGAAAGAATAATCGTATTCTTCTTCCAAAATGATTTCTGCCAAGCTGAAGAAATAAGCATTTTGTGCTTTCAGCAGTCACATGATTTTATACTGGACGgatgaatcaaaattttgatttatcatcaaattttttaattcaaattttatttataaatcacaCGTCTCATAATCTTcgaatattttttcttttgtttatgcCATTTCAGCAAATTTGGCGTTAGATATAAGCGGGAAGCCACCAACTTTGTGTAAGGGGTGGATatggaaattattaattttttaagagagttaaactcaattttttattttaaaaatatttaaattaaataattaacttttaggagcaataaaaacaaagaaaaaaaaatcgttTAACCAAATCGCTAAAAGGCTTCAATTGAGAGgactaaaaatgaaatttatagcaAAGAAAACAAAGGCTTCGTCCTTGAGCAtgattgttttgtaaaaaaaaaaaacaatacgGGGTAAATAGCTATCGACTTATCGCAAATGATATCCGCACGTGAagtttctttaatttgttttcttatattatatatatatatatatattatggttTATATTCGAGCTTTCtgattattctttttaataatattatattcaaaatttgaatttatattttctttttaatcagaagttaaaattaaattataaattttacgatagtaaaaatataattttaccatttaaatagtctataactttataatttttaaaagattaaatcatttttaagagaggttaaagtataattttatcttcattaatttaaaattttaaaaagtttaaatagaaaaatttccattttggaGCAGCCTTGCCGACTTCCTAGCTACGCTCTTACTCTTAACGATGTAATGTGCTTTACTATTACATCCAACTACTTATTAAtaggtttttaaaattaaattaaaatttggctTAATTGTTCACCCATTTCTTTTTAGGGTTAGATTTCAACAAGGTTATCGCACTGCtgttaaaggaaaaaaaaaactttcaaattacatctatttaaatTTCCTAGCCTGGattattattatctaatatATGTGCATCGGAGTTTTTAAACCATGGTAACTGGTATCctatcaatttataattatatattttataattacatttaaattaatgattaaaatatatatttaaattagaatataattattaatttaaattatggaacttgattaataattttaaaaataacttttgcatatgaatatatataacacatatgTTACCATAAAACTAAAATTGCTCTATAAAcaaaagattattattatctaatatACTAGCAATGGAAGTCCCAAAAGATCAAGGATTGCCATgtgtattgtttatttatttttattttttaaaataaatttaagacaACAATTTTTCACTACTTCACCACCAATAACAAACAAttatccataaatattttagactTAATCACAAATTTGATTAACatttacatgttttgttaatatgattctaattgtatttttgagctttttattattattaatctttatttttttcaaaaggatTTCAAAATGGATGCATATGTACGTATATTTGAGaggtttcaaaaaataattaataaatcaaaccgaAAATATTGAATGGATGcattcattttgaaacttttttagataattgtgtttattttttaaattaagagttattttttaacttaaataatttagtttccatatataattattttattggattatttaaataataaattatatttattaaaaatatttcacatataaaatttcacattatcTCGTCAACTTTTcaccaaatttattaaaaataatttgaaaaagataaaattattagtaaaaagttttaaaatacaattaaaactaTTTTGACAAAAGTCAGTGGTAAATTTGTCCATAAAATTTTTTCCATCAATTCATGATTTTTTCtattatataatttcaatatatacaGAAAGGAGAACAAGTCATCATTATAAGCACATGGTAAAAATGCTAAGTTCAAGAAGGATGATTTATGCCCagaacatagaaaaattaaaaaacatataattaatcaAGTAATTAATAACACCACAACAGAAAAGGCAGCTGATAATCCCGCCATCGCCAGAGTTATATCTGTGTCTCAGTCTATTGCCTGCTTCTCCTTGAGATTATTAGCGAAAACCGAGATTAAGCAGGGACATTAAAAACTTGGGCTGAACTTATTGGCTTACAGTTTTTACTCTCTAACAGTGGTTTTGTTTCATTCATTAATTGCTTCAGGTGGGTTCGATCGGCATTTTTAGttgtaattttaaagaaataaaggaaaaatccATGTGAGGGGGAGAGATGGTGAAATTGAGCATTCAAAAAAATGGGAAGGTGTTGTGTTTGGGAGCTGTCGCAGGGGGAGACGTCGACGAGCGGCAGCTCGACAACTCATATAAACCCCAGAGCAGGGGCCAAAAACCCTTTCTCCAtgcaaaagcaaaagcaaaaacaaagtCTCTCCCCCCCAAAAAATCTCTTTCCTTTTGTTCTTCCACATGTCCCTTTAAGACGTGGCGTTGCGTCCTCTTGTTtcggtttttcttttaaaagaccTTTTCTCTCTGTTAGTTTTTGCTGGttcattcattcaatttttggTTGCTGTTGAATCAGACGACCCGAATTTACCCGAAGGCAAAAGAAAAGCTTTACTCCCTGTCTAGTTTCATCTCTTTTCAATCAATTCGCCTCCTTTTAATCTTCAAGGTCccttattttatgtttctgtttttcgtttttttatttttattttctggcAATGGTGGTTGGATCAAGATCTGGTTTTTAAGAGACTTTTATTTCTGCCCATTCATATTCCTTGttcattctttattttctttattaaatctttcctttttgttttaataattgtACTAATAGAGAGTCTCTCAGTACAAGTTCAAGcatttccaaattttatttgaattgaataattctGGGAACTTCAAGTTTATAGAGGATGTTAGCTTTCATTGCTTTTGGATTTCATCTTTCTACTTTAATCTAAAAATCGAACCTTTGCTCTTTACAGTGATTGTTCTttcatttcatgtattttttgAATCCCAATCAGGCGCTTAAATTTGTAATAACTACATTCATAGATCTAACAGAAGCTCAAATTTGTCTCTTCTTGGCAAcatctttctcatttttttcttattgttcAAATAATCAGAGGTGTTTTTCCTTCTACCAGTGGTTGACTGAAGGGGAAGTGCTGGATTGGTTAATGTCAAATCTTTATAACCGGGATTCCATTCTAGAATTTCTAGGTGTGGGTATAAATTCTTTTGAGATTTGGTCATTACATGCAGCATGCACATGCTTCAACTTATTTAAAcatcttaaatttcaaattttaatggCATTACGTATATCATATCATTTTGCGACTTCCATTTCCTTAAGTCAGTTTGCTGAGACAAAAGAAAACCTGGGTCTTTTTTGCTATTACCCTGTATGGTCTTTCAGCATAAATTAAGTGAGAACTTATTAATTGTTgcatttacttttaaaaaacttttgaggtagccttttcttttgttttcatcaATGCAATTTCCTGCAGTTTTTATGCGTTTAATATAGAAGCTTTGGTTGTCTATGAAGACATTTACTGATAAGAGAAGAAATGCTTCATCTGATGGGGTATACTCTTTCTTTTCAAGATTGAAAGCCTTTGAACATCGAGGTTTTAGTAGCATCTTATTCTTTTAAAGCTTCTACTTGTCTGATGTTGTTGCAGGGGAACAGTGGATTTAAAATGAAGCAGCTTCCATTTATGGGAGTTATTTGTTCAGTTACATTGTATATTGTATATAGAACAACAAATTATCAATACTATGAGACACAGGTATAACAACTCTCCTTGTTCTCTAGATTCCACTGGTTTTGATTTATTGTAAGGAGATAAATAGGATTTCATGCTGgcattgttatattttaataaggtGTTGTGAGGCTTGCTAAAGCTATATTCTTATCTTTTATAAATGCTTTCTCTTATTGTCAGATGGAAACCAAATTGCACCCTTTTGACTCCGTAGAGGTAAGCATCTTAATACTGACATATACCATGCCAAGTTAGTTTATAGTTCCTGTTGACGCCTGAGCTTGAAGAACTCGAAACTTTTTCGGCCTTGGTTTTTCTTTGGACTATGTTTTAGTAAAACTTAATGTGTATTTCTTAATTCATTAAGTGCTCACATTGGTAACCTGTGTGGATTCAGTTTCTTCAT
This sequence is a window from Gossypium raimondii isolate GPD5lz chromosome 5, ASM2569854v1, whole genome shotgun sequence. Protein-coding genes within it:
- the LOC105770937 gene encoding uncharacterized protein LOC105770937 isoform X2 — its product is MGTERWGTWEELLLGGAVLRHGTRDWNLVASELRTRTVAPFGFTPEICKAKYEDLQQRYSGCKAWFEELRKQRMAELRQALEKTEDSIGSLESKVEGLKAEKRDDSQVIYGSSQTESAIPCLKSEGIEFSSKDKCKDGLSAGSFTQEAETTWPPHCLIPVAVPAEVMDVKQGASLTSEREQISSIDKLFGTFCGGRFLSIRKRRGKRKRKDCSKNAKEGSVGESEFLDPADVANASWCKETSASSEDQNRGSSSEVIDDIMGIFSSIAKNDCMSVFRRRLDSQERGRYKKMIRQHRDFDTIRSRIASKSIMSVKELFRDMLLVANNALVFYSKNTREYKSALLLRHIVTATLQQHLKEYRSKVPLHKPLAKPRSIHPSHHERLGNTTNNETPVVVNSRGCKNTSNAESPPSMESSTFSAQPRNAVCGYAIQKSESPTKGRKRARAC
- the LOC105770937 gene encoding uncharacterized protein LOC105770937 isoform X1, whose amino-acid sequence is MGTERWGTWEELLLGGAVLRHGTRDWNLVASELRTRTVAPFGFTPEICKAKYEDLQQRYSGCKAWFEELRKQRMAELRQALEKTEDSIGSLESKVEGLKAEKRDDSQVIYGSSQTESAIPCLKSEGIEFSSKDKCKDGLSAGSFTQEAETTWPPHCLIPVAVPAEVMDVKQGASLTSEREQISSIDKLFGTFCGGRFLSIRKRRGKRKRKDCSKNAKEGSVGESEFLDPADVANASWCKETSASSEDQNRGSSSEVIDDIMGIFSSIAKNDCMSVFRRRLDSQINLNTQERGRYKKMIRQHRDFDTIRSRIASKSIMSVKELFRDMLLVANNALVFYSKNTREYKSALLLRHIVTATLQQHLKEYRSKVPLHKPLAKPRSIHPSHHERLGNTTNNETPVVVNSRGCKNTSNAESPPSMESSTFSAQPRNAVCGYAIQKSESPTKGRKRARAC